In Allomuricauda ruestringensis DSM 13258, the following proteins share a genomic window:
- a CDS encoding sigma-54-dependent transcriptional regulator gives MVDAKILVVDDNKSVLSALEILLQFEYKSVQTIFNPNQISSFPNLNDIDIVLLDMNFSAGVNTGNEGLYWLKEIKKKSPNTSVIMMTAYGAVDLAVRALKQGASDFVLKPWNNERLMTTVKSAYELRKSKQEIHNLKKKENNLKQVINEGRNYIIGQSKALTSVLNLVAKVAKTDVNVLITGENGTGKELIARELHRLSTRKNEVFIGVDMGSIAENLFESELFGHAKGAFTDAKEDRAGKFEAAHQGSLFLDEIGNLSLQMQAKLLSSIQNKSVVRVGSNKPIDVDIRLVCATNCNLEQMVADGLFREDLLYRINTIHIEVPPLRERNEDILVLADFFLKKFAHKYDKSGLRINQLAQEKLMEYPWPGNIRELQHTMERAVILSDGNVLKPSDFLLHAKPMQSFDSEPMTLNEMEEQMILRALEQNEGNYSAAAEQLGISRQTLYNKLKKKSD, from the coding sequence ATGGTTGATGCCAAAATTTTAGTTGTTGACGACAATAAGAGCGTGTTGAGTGCTTTGGAAATTCTATTGCAGTTTGAGTACAAAAGCGTCCAAACCATTTTTAATCCCAACCAGATTTCCTCTTTTCCTAACTTAAATGATATTGACATTGTGCTCTTGGACATGAACTTTTCCGCTGGGGTGAACACGGGCAACGAAGGATTATATTGGCTCAAAGAGATTAAAAAGAAATCGCCCAACACCTCGGTAATCATGATGACGGCATACGGTGCTGTGGATTTAGCGGTTAGGGCGCTTAAACAAGGGGCTTCCGACTTTGTGCTGAAGCCTTGGAACAACGAACGCTTGATGACTACGGTGAAATCGGCATACGAGCTGAGAAAATCGAAACAAGAAATACACAACCTCAAGAAAAAAGAGAACAACCTAAAGCAAGTCATCAACGAAGGACGGAACTATATCATTGGTCAATCCAAGGCGTTGACTTCCGTTCTGAACCTCGTGGCCAAAGTGGCCAAAACCGATGTCAACGTTCTCATCACCGGCGAAAATGGTACCGGAAAAGAATTGATTGCCCGGGAACTACATCGATTATCAACTCGAAAAAATGAGGTTTTTATAGGGGTAGACATGGGTTCCATCGCCGAAAACTTGTTCGAAAGCGAGCTTTTTGGACACGCCAAAGGGGCCTTTACCGATGCCAAAGAAGATAGGGCCGGTAAGTTTGAGGCCGCACATCAAGGAAGCCTGTTTTTGGATGAAATCGGGAACCTTTCGCTTCAAATGCAGGCCAAATTATTGTCTTCCATTCAAAACAAATCCGTGGTTCGGGTGGGCTCCAACAAACCCATCGATGTAGATATTCGGTTAGTATGTGCCACCAATTGCAATTTGGAGCAAATGGTTGCGGATGGATTGTTTCGGGAAGACCTGTTGTACCGCATCAACACTATCCATATTGAAGTGCCTCCGCTAAGGGAGCGCAATGAGGATATTTTGGTGCTGGCCGATTTTTTCCTTAAAAAATTTGCCCATAAATATGATAAGTCCGGATTGCGAATCAATCAATTGGCGCAGGAAAAACTGATGGAATACCCGTGGCCGGGTAATATTAGGGAGTTGCAACATACCATGGAACGAGCTGTCATCCTTTCTGATGGCAATGTTTTAAAACCCTCCGATTTTCTGTTGCATGCCAAGCCCATGCAGTCTTTTGACAGCGAGCCCATGACCCTTAACGAAATGGAGGAACAAATGATCCTTAGGGCTTTGGAACAAAATGAGGGCAACTACAGTGCCGCGGCCGAACAATTGGGCATTTCCCGACAAACGCTTTATAACAAGTTGAAGAAAAAGAGCGACTGA